One part of the Oryzias melastigma strain HK-1 linkage group LG21, ASM292280v2, whole genome shotgun sequence genome encodes these proteins:
- the cdca7a gene encoding cell division cycle-associated protein 7a, whose product MPFTRSKRVAVQPPATRMSLRSFRSVPLVPMETSSSSSDDSCDSFGSDGGFANTRSSLRPMRRTPQKPKMPQASSEEDTCSGFEENVISRRMQNINVNAKPSGRGRRSNVLKVALTFPAKRTDRKRPASEPLPQVREQESDSEGEEENFMNKRALNIKENKEMLAKLMAELKKVPGIFPDGRLGISASTTPRRAPRTPSGTPRAFRRNPERSSRPHTRSRSLVDGPPSPPPEEDSEDKYSLVRKSRYYEEVDEPPRRRTYSGMKAIPHVVRPVEEISEVELQNICHNVREKVYNSSTGSTCHQCRQKTIDTKTNCRNPECVGVRGQFCGPCLRNRYGEEVRDALLNPEWECPPCRGICNCSFCRAREGRCATGVLVYLAKYHGYDNVHAYLKSLKKELEEENSK is encoded by the exons AGAGTTGCAGTCCAGCCTCCTGCCACCAGGATGAGTCTGAGGAGCTTTCGCAGTGTCCCTCTGGTTCCAATGGagacctcctcctcttcctcagacgACAGCTGCGACAGCTTTGGCTCCGACGGAGGTTTTGCCAATACG AGGAGCAGCTTGAGACCGATGAGGAGGACTCCGCAGAAGCCCAAGATGCCTCAAGCCTCTTCAGAGGAGGACACCTGCAGTGGTTTTGAGGAGAATGTGATCAGCAGGCGGATGCAGAATATA aACGTAAACGCCAAACCTTCAGGAAGGGGTCGAAGGTCAAACGTCCTGAAGGTTGCTTTGACTTTTCCTGCAAAGAGGACTGACAGGAAGAGGCCTGCATCGGAACCTCTGCCTCAGGTCAGGGAGCAGGAATCGGACTCCGAGGGAGAAGAGGAGAACTTCATGAACAAGAGAGCTCTGAACATCAAGGAGAACAAGGAAATG CTTGCAAAACTCAtggcagaattaaaaaaagtacccGGAATTTTCCCTGATGGACGACTGGGAATTTCAGCATCGACTACG CCCAGACGTGCACCCCGAACCCCATCAGGAACCCCGAGAGCGTTCAGGAGAAACCCAGAGCGCTCGTCCCGCCCCCACACACGCTCCCGCTCCCTGGTGGACggacccccctcccctcctcctgaAGAAGACTCTGAGGACAAGTACAGTCTGGTTCGCAAAAGTCGCTACTACGAGGAAGTCGACGAGCCT CCTCGCCGGCGGACCTATAGCGGCATGAAGGCGATCCCTCATGTGGTGCGGCCCGTTGAGGAGATCAGCGAGGTGGAACTGCAGAACATCTGCCACAACGTGCGGGAGAAGGTCTACAACAGCTCCACC GGATCCACTTGTCACCAGTGCAGACAGAAGACCATCGACACCAAAACAAACTGCCGTAACCCGGAGTGCGTTGGTGTGAGGGGGCAGTTCTGCGGCCCGTGTCTCCGGAACCGCTACGGCGAGGAAGTCCGAGACGCTCTGCTGAATCCT GAGTGGGAGTGCCCCCCCTGCCGGGGCATCTGTAACTGCAGCTTCTGTCGTGCACGGGAGGGCCGCTGCGCCACAGGAGTGCTGGTTTACCTGGCGAAATACCACGGTTACGACAATGTGCACGCCTACCTGAAGAg cttgaAAAAAGAACTGGAAGAGGAAAACAGCAAGTGA